Within the Verrucomicrobiia bacterium genome, the region GAGAACGTGCAGGAGCAGGTTCGCAAATCCATTGCCACGCTGGAAAAGAACAACGGACTGACGCTCATTCTCGCGCTGAGCTACAGCGGGCGCAGCGAACTGTTGGACGCGGTGCGGGCCATCGCCGCCAAGGCCAAGGACGGCAAGCTGGATCCTTCCGAGATCACCGAGCGGGTCATTTCCGAACACCTGCACACGCGCCACTGGCCAGATCCGGACCTGCTGATTCGCACGAGCGGCGAGATGCGCGTGAGCAATTTCCTGCTCTGGCAGATTTCCTACGCGGAGTTTGTCATCACGCCGACCCTCTGGCCCGATTTCCGCAAACCGCAACTCATCGAAGCGCTGGAGGAATACGCCCGGCGCCACCGGCGGTTCGGGGGGATTTGACTAGAAGCACTTCGCGGCTGCCGCAATGTCGGCGGTGATTTGCGCCTTCAATGCATCAAGCGATGCGAACTTCATTTCGGCGCGGAGCTTGGCAATGAATTCCACTTCCAATTCCTGTCCGTAAAGGTCGCCGGCGAAATTCAAGAGATGCACCTCGAAGCGGCGTTCGTGCTTGCC harbors:
- a CDS encoding isoprenyl transferase, translating into MTDPGSQPPDWVPPADQLPQHVAIIMDGNGRWAKQRHLPRVEGHRQGAESARAIIRAAGELGIKYLTLYAFSTENWNRPKDEVDTLMKYLVQYLKRETPELNKSNVRLQVIGQIWRLPENVQEQVRKSIATLEKNNGLTLILALSYSGRSELLDAVRAIAAKAKDGKLDPSEITERVISEHLHTRHWPDPDLLIRTSGEMRVSNFLLWQISYAEFVITPTLWPDFRKPQLIEALEEYARRHRRFGGI